TCTTGTCCAGCTACTCCAGGACAGGCCACTAAAAAGCCTTACCATATGCCGTTTGGTGTCGGTTTAGTTGATAAGCAAGGAAATGATATTACTCTCAAACTTAAGGACTGTAAGAGTGAGCAGCCTCAACTTGAACAGAATATACTTCATCTTACTAAAGAAGTTGAAACATTTACTTTTTCAGGTGTTGAGCAAGAACCTGTACCATCTTTAAACAGAGGGTTTACTGCACCTGTTTTACTTAAGACGGATAGGGGACTTGGGGATTATGTCTTTTTAATGGCCAATGACTCTGACGAGTTTAATCGTTACGAATCTGCACAAGCTCTGGCCAAGTCACTTATGAATTGCCTAGTTACAGATGAGCAAAATCAGCAAGAGCTAAAGCTTGATCTGCCGTATGTAGAAGCTTTTGGAAAAATGCTAGCAGATGAAACAATTGATAATGCTTTTAAGGCCCTCGCAATTACTATCCCAAGTGAAGGTGATCTACTGCAAATGCAAGAAATTGTTGACTATGAAAGTACCCATAAAGTTAGAAATTTTGTAATTAAGACTTTGGCAAATACGCACAAAGATCTCTTTGAAAAAATATATCATAAACTAAATGTTAAAGAAGAATACTCTCTTACTCCACAAGCAATGGGAGCGAGAGATCTTAAGAGTGCAGTTCTCGGTTTCTTAATGGCAACTGGTGAGCAGAAGTACGATAAACTGTGTTTTGAGCAATTTGATAGCTCAACGAATATGACTGATGAATATGCATCACTTGTCTTATTGGCTGACGGTAACTCTTCTTATAAGGATGAAGCTGTAAGTTCATTCTACAAGAAGTGGAAGCATGAAACTTTAGTTATGCAAAAGTGGTTAACTGCTCAGGCCAGCTCATCAGCTGAAGGGACTTTTGAAAGAGTACAAGAGCTTTTAAATAATGAAGTCTATGATAAATCTGTACCTAATCTTGTAAGGTCTTTAGTATCAGTTTTTGCAGCTAACTTAACTGAGTTCAATCATAGCTCCGGAAGAGGTTATAAGTTTATAGCTGACCAAATTATTGAGATAGACAAGATTAATCCGCAAATGGCCTCGAGATTATCTAGTGCCTTTAAAGACTATAAGAGGCTACCTGCTCATCTAAAGGGTCTAGTGAAGGTTGAGCTAGATAGAATCCTCAGTGTTGAAGGATTGTCTCGTAATGTTTATGAGATTTTATCTAAAACTAATTCTATCTAAAATAAAATAGCACGTTGTAGGTCTTCTATAACGTGCTGAAATTATATTAAATTTACTCATATTTACTACTATTAAAGCTTTACCTAGAAGTTGATACGAACTAATATTGCTTATGAAAAAAATTACTTTAGTCATATTCTTCTTTTGCTCAATATTGCCAAGCTTCTCAAAGGAGAAGCTTGTTCTTGGGACTTTTATCATTCCTCGCTATATTCAATCTTCTACAAAGGGTGAGTTCATTGAGCTCACAAAAGAAATCTCTAAGCTTTCTAATATGGATATTGAGATAAAAATACTTCCACCTAAAAGAACATTGCTCGCCTTTACTCAAAATGAGATCGATGGTTATTTCCCTGCACTAGATGCCTTACAACATGGAAAAGTAAATAAGACCTCTGACTTCTACATAAAAGAAGATTTCATCTTCGAAAGAAAATTAAGTTCTTATAAGAAATTAAAAACTAAAGTAAGAGTTTGTCTAACGAGAGGCTACCCTTACCATCGTAAAGTGTTAAATAACAAAGACTGGGTTATTTCCTATGCTAGTTCGGATGAAAACTGCATTGAACTTGTAAATTTAAATCGGGCAGATATCTTTATTGGAGAAGAGATTACGGGTCTTGCTGCAATTAAGAATTTAAACCTATCTAATAAAATTACGTATAATAAATTTACTCCAATATCTGAACAAAGTGTTTACTTTGCTTTTCCTGATAATGAAGTTGGAAAAAAAAGAAGCGCTGCCTTCGATAAAGCATTAAAGAAAATTATAATGTCAGGTAAGTATAATAAGTTGTTTCATTTAAAGGAAAAAAAATAGTGGATAAGTTAAATAGTCAAAGCTCGAAAGAAGACTTAGAAAAATTAAAAGTTGAGATGGAAACGAAAGCGCGTGTCTCTCTTAATGAAGAAGGTTTAAATGGTCTTCTTGTTTTTACACTAGATAACTTTGCCTATAGGTACCTCGAAACTTCAAGTTGTACTGACATACACTCTCAAAAAAAATCTGATCATCACTTCTATGTTGAAAGTGAAGATACTGATGTGATGAGTATATTAAAAACTAAAGACCCAATCGCTAAGCCGGCTTTAATTCAATTAGCAAAGAAATTTTCTTCTACTAAAGGAGTAGGCATAAAAGTAAAGTATGAGCTTCATTGTAGATTCACTGAGCTTAATTCTGATAATACTGGTGAGCTTGAGTGCTTTTCAATAATCAATTGGAATAGTGATCAGAACTTTAAAGTTGAAGAGGGTCTGCATGTTAAAAAATCTTCAAAACTTAAATTTTCTGACCCTCTTATTTTAAGAAATAAATTGGCTCTTCTATTAGAAGAAGTTTGCGAGATTTTCTAGAAGCTAGTTCTAATAATAAGATCCGTTTCATTAACTTTTTGTTCAATATTAGTGAGCCTCTTTTTCAAGGCCTTAACATTTTGAAACTTTACTTTTTCTACAGTTAACCCATTTCCAGAATAGGTATCTGAAGCGTCCTCTGTACAAAAACCTATTGTAGAGTCAGCAAGAACCTTAGCTTGGCCAGCGACTTGTAAGACCTTCTTACCTTCTGCGTGCTCCTCTAGTAAAGAGAAAGAGAGCGTCGTTAAGTCGCTCAAAGTTGACTTGAGAGAACCTAGGTTAAAGCAAGTTGCAGATAGTGCATTCTTAGAGATATCGTCTTGTATGGTTTGTACTTTTATGATGGCCGTTTGCGATTGACCTTCAATCGTCGGTATTAGTTCTATCGCTTGTACGTTTGAACTCATTATCATTAGTGTCACAAGGAAACTTTTCATAATAAACTCCTGTTTCATTTATATGAATGACGCGATGTTGTACAACTAGCTTCAATGTGGCCGTACAATTGTAAAAAAGTTATGGGATATAACTATCTGAAATTATATAAAAACAGGCGAATCTCTTCGCCTGTGATTAAGAAATTATGAGTGGAGAATTGATTTTCCATCTGACTTAAGGTCACGACAGGCCTGTTCAATTCTAGCAGTCATTGTCTTTTCTGCGGCCTTCATCCATGCTCTTGGATCGTAGAAGCTCTTATTTCCAACTTCACCGTCGATCTTTAACATAGAGTCATAATTTTTGAACATATGATCAACAACACCCTTTGAATAAGCGTATTGAGTATCAGTATCAATATTCATTTTCACAACACCATAACCAAGTGTTTCGTGAATTTCACTTAACTCTGAACCAGAACCTCCGTGAAATACGAGCCAGTTGGCAGCTTCTTCACCAAATTCTTTTACAACTGCTGCTTGTCCATTTTTAAGGATCTCTGGACGTAGCTTTACGTTACCAGGCTTATAAACACCATGAACATTTCCAAAAGTTGCAGCATACATAAACTTACCGACTGGTCTTAGTGCTTTTGCAACTTGAACCATCTCTTCAGGAGAAGTGTAGAGTTTATCAGCTGGAGTATCTTCATTGTTAACTCCGTCTTCTTCTCCACCAACAACACCAGTTTCAATTTCTAAAATGATTTCATTTTTTGCACATCTTTCTAATAGTTCCTTAGATACTCTTATATTTTCTTCAAGAGGAAGCTCAGAACCGTCATACATATGAGAGTTGAAAAGGTTTGGCTCACCCTTAGCTCTTCTTTTTTCAGTCTCTTCAATTAGAGGAATCATAAAACCATCTACTTTATTAGGATGGCAGTGATCTGTGTGAAGCGCGATTAGGACATTATATTTCTGGGCCATTAAATGAACGTGTTGAGCAATTGAGATTGCTCCGAGGGCCATATCTTTTACAGATTGACCTGAGGCAAATTGTCCTCCACCAGTTGATACTTGGATGATTCCATCTGATTTCATATTAGCAAATGCTTCTAGGGCAGCATTGGCCGTAGAGGTTGAAGTAACGTTAATGGCAGGGTAGGCAAAACCACCTTTTTTCGCTCTATCAAGCATCGTACAGTATTGTTCATAATTAGCTACAGGCATATTTACTCCTTTTATGGATTAATTAATCATTAGATTGGTCTAACATTAAAGCTTAATTATTCTAATCTTTCACCATGCAATGTGTATAAAAACACTCGGTTTGTGCCGTGCGCATATGCGACAATTGTTTTCAAATCCCTAAAAGTATGTTTAATTAGCCTTTCGCAAATACAAAAATAAATATAGATCCCTAGAGGAAAGTTATGCTTAAGAAAACAGAATTAAAGTATTCACTGAAAAAAACAGACAAAGCGACCCTTCAACAGTGGTACACGCTGATGACAGTGGGAAGATTAGTTGATCTTCGTGCTCCTAATTACTTAAAGCAGGCCATTGGTTGGTCATATCATGCACCTTATGCAGGTCATGATGCTATTCAGTTGGCAATTGGACAGATCTTCACTTTAAATGAAGACCATCTCTTTCCTTATTATAGAGATATGTTAACAGCATTATCAGCAGGTTGTACTGCAGAAGAGCTTATCTTAAACGGTATCTCAAAAGGAACTGACCTAGCTTCTGGTGGTAGACATATGTCGAATCACTTTGCTAAACCAGAGTGGAATATTCACAATGTTTCTTCTTGTACAGGTAACCACACGCTTCATGCTGTTGGTGTTGCTCGTGCGATGAAGAGGTATAATCACACAGGTGTTGCTATTTCTTCGCAAGGAGAGTCATCGGTTTCCGAAGGTTATTGCTACGAAGCGATCAACGGAGCAACTAATGAGAAACTTCCTGTTATTTTTGTTTTTCAAGATAATGGTTACGGAATCTCTGTGCCTAAGAGAGATCAAACGGCAAATGAATTTGTTGCTGACAACTTTACGGGTCTAAAGAACTTAAGAATTATTCACTGTGACGGAAAAGATGTCTTTGATTCAATGAATGCAATGACTGCTGCTAGAGCACATGCTATTGAAAAAAATGAACCAGTTATCGTTCATGCAAAGTGTGTGAGAATGGGAGCACATTCGAACTCAGATAAGCACGAATTATATAGAGATGAAAAAGAGATCGCAGACGCAGTTGCTCAAGATCCGTATGAAGCATTTAAGAAGCAGTTAATAGATAATAAAATTTTTACGAAAAAAGAGCTTGAAGCAATTGATGAAGACTCTAAGAAGACAGTCTTAGAAGCACATTCGGCTGCGATGAAAGCTCCTAATCCAACTCCTGAGTCAATTTATGACTTTGTTCTTCCTGAGCCTCACGTTCCACAGAAGTATGTAGACGGAACTCATAATGAAGAAGGTGAGCCGATGAAGTTCATCGATGCTCTTAATGGACAACTTAAAAAAGAATTCAGACACAATCCAAATACTTTTATCTGGGGGCAAGATATGGCCAATAAAGATAAGGGTGGTATCTTCAATGTTTCGAAGGGAATGCAAGCTGAGTTTGGTAAAGAGAGAGTTTTTAACGGTCCAATTGCGGAGGATTTTATTCTTGGTACGGCCAATGGTTTCTCTCGTTTCAATAAGGACATAAGAGTTGTTGTCGAAGGTGCAGAGTTTGCAGATTACTTCTGGCCTGCAATGGAGCAATATGTAGAATGTTCACATGATTACTGGCGTTCAAATGGTGCATTTGCTCCAAATATCCTGATAAGATTAGCCTCAGGTGGATATATTGGTGGTGGTCTTTATCACTCTCAGAACTTAGAAGGAAACCTTGCTGGTATTCCTGGTGTTAGAATTGTTTGCCCATCATTTGCTGATGATGCCGCAGGTTTAATTAGAACTGCTATGAGAAGTGAAGGTCCTACATTATTCTTAGAGCCGAAGTCTCTTTATAATGCAAAACAAGCAATGACAGTTGTTCCTGAAGACTTTGAAGTTCCTTTTGGAAAAGCGCGAATAAGAAAAGAAGGTAAGGACTTAACAATCGTTACTTATGGAAATACTGTTCATCACTGTCTTGAAGCGGCACAAACGCTTACAAGTGAAGGATATGATGTCGAGGTTATTGATTTAAGATCAATCGCTCCTCTAGATGAAGAGACTATCCTTAACTCTGTTAAGAAAACTAATAGATGTGTAGTTGTCCATGAAGATAAGGTCTTTGGTGGATTTGGTGGTGAGATTGTTGCCATGATAAATGAAAAAGGGTTTGAAGACCTTGATGCTCCAGTTAAAAGAATTGGATCAACATTTACTCCGGTAGGTTTCAATAGAATTCTAGAAAAGGCCGTTCTACCAAATGTAGATAGAGTTTTAACTGGAATTAGAGAAGCTCTAGCTTACTAATAATTATTAAGCGCTCACAAAGTGAGCGCTTTTTTTTTCCTAAATTAAATTATCTAAGTGTTCGATTTATAATTATCTTTTTATTTTTGAGTTAAAGTAAATACGCCGTCCCAGTCTGCAGGCGGAGGATTTTCTTTAAACTGTGTACATCTTTCGAGATATATTTTTGAAGGGTTCTTCTTTTCCTTAAGTAGGGGAAACCTTCTTAGCTCTAAATCTAGAGTTTGGTTAAAGTAGTCTATCGCCATATCCCACTGTTGGTTCTTATAATGAATGAGACCTTTATGGAATAACTCTTGTAGCTGAATTAATAGTTCCGATGCATCTTCTCTAAGATCTAGTAATTCATAAGTTGTAACTGGCTCAGATTTTCCCACAACACGAATTGTATCGAGTTCTCTAAAGAGAAATTTAGACTTTTCACATTCATTTAAAGTGTATTCTGATAGTTGAGTGAATATTCCATACTGCTTAGCTGCTTCTTCAAGTCTGGCCGCAAGGTTCACAGAATCTCCCATCATTGTATAGTTCATTCTTGAGGCCGAACCCATATTCCCTGTTACAATTTCACCTGTATTAATTCCGATTCTCATTCTCATTTCATGAACGATTGTTGGCCACTTATCTCCTTCGCTGACCCATTTTTCTCTTAGTTTTAAAAGTGCAGCTTGCATTCTTGCTGCAACAACTAGCGCCCTTGTTGCATGATCTTCTAGAGGCATTGGAGCACCAAAGAAGGCTATGATTGCATCTCCTTCATACTTATCGAGAGTACCTTTTTCTTCGAGTAGAATATCGGTCATTACTGTTAAGTATTCATTTAGAAGGTCTACAAGTTGAGTTGCCGACAGAATTTCAGAAAAGGTCGAAAATCCCTGTATGTCTGTAAAGAAGGCCGTTCTAGTTCCACATTCACCACCTAGAGCAGGTTGCTGACCATTGGTGTACATCTCATCAATTAGCTCTGGAGAAATATATGATCCAAAAGCAGATTTAAGAAATGCTTTATCTTTATTAGCTAAGTAAAAATGTAGAAATGTATTCCAGGAATAACTGGAGACAATGGAGAAGAAGCAAAAGAAGAGCTTAACTTCATATCCATCTGGTATTAAGTAGTAAGTATCATAGTAGTAAAGACCCGCAATCAAAACTATAGTTGAAGTAATATCAAGAATAGGGTTTTCAAAGAATTGGATAAGAAGAATTATTAGTGAACCTCCTAGAAGTATTGACCATGATATGAAAGTTGAGTCATTTTGAGGTCTAAAAAATCTTCCTTCTAAGAGCATTTGAGTAAGGTTCATGTGAAAATAAACCCCTGGAAGCATAGAGCTTACTGGAGTATGACGAAGATCATACGCTCCATATGCACTGGCACCTACAAAGACGATTGTATTGCTAAAAACCTCTTTCATTTGTTCGTCGTTATCTGCGGCCTTTACAATATCGGCTATACTTACTCTAGGGAAGTTCTTTTCACTACCAAACCATCTAAGTTTTGTTTCACCTTTATAGTTTAGTTCGAAATCACCTGTTTTTATTTTAAATTTAAATTCACCTGGAGTGAGAAGATTAATCTCTGGAGAGTCTCCCGTGTATTGAGAGTACGCCTCTAGTCCGTAGCTTGGAAGGTATAGGGTATCAATATTACCAACAATTCTATAATGTCTCATTATTCCATCGAGGTCGGCCTCAACTTGAATATGTCCTAGACTTGGCTCCGTTTGTAATAGTTTTTCTATTGGCCATACGGCCTTAGAGACTTTTCCAGGTCTGAGCTCAATGCCTTCTCTCGTTTTTGACTCTAGTATAAAGTTGTAAAGTTGGTCTGGTAGTTCTTCAAATGTTTCTGCGCCTTGAGTGTCTAGAGAGTAGGGAATGATCACCTTATTTCCCGGTATACTTTGAAAGTTAGTGATCGCATTTGCCATTAAATCATCAACAGAGAGCTCGTTACATGACTGACTTTTTTCTGCGAAGAAAACATCAAATGCAATTACCTTTGCGCCAAAATGTCCTAACTTAGTTATTAGTTGTGCCCAGGTCTCTCTGTTGACCGGCCACTGACCTAGCTCCTTTAATGAATAATCATCGATATCTGCCATAACAAGCCTTTTGTCTTGTTTGGACATATCTAGAGTTTTCCTCATTCTAAAGTCGAAGAACCTATCTTCAAAAAATGAAGTATAACCAATGAGGTTCTTAATTTCTGGATCTTCTATTTCTCTTTCTGATAATGAGAAAAACACACTAAGCGAAGAAAAGGAGATAATAAAAATAAATCCCAGATATTTAATTACTTTTGACCACATAATAACGTCCTAGAATTTATACTTTAGCGCGGACGTCGTCACATGCTTTGTATATTGGTAGTCGGATTTTAAAGATGTATTCTTTGTATACTCATAGCTGACTGTAAATTTTAATTTCTTTGTAACTTTCTTAGTGAGCTTAATGACTGGGGTAAAAGTTTTTTCAACTCCTCTGGTTAAGCTCTCTGTAGGATCAACATAGTCTATGAAACTCATAGAGGCGCCCATAAGAAGTGTTATGTTAGGAAATAGAGTAGGGTTTATAAAATCAAATCTTAGCAGAGTCGTATTTGTTGAATTTTTTGGATTATTATAAGTATCCATTGAGTCATATGAAAGTAAGAAAAGTAAGATATTTCCTCTTAGTGTTAAATAGGTTTGATCAGCTGAAAAACCTGTCGTTTTTGCATTCTGATCTTTTGTTTTAGAAATCAGGTCTTTATATTTAACTTTAAAAGTCGTGTCACCCTTAGTAAAATACTTAAACTTTTCTCCTAAAGAGTAGCTCATGTACCTAGAGTAGAATGAGTTTTCATTAGTATCGGCCCTGTACCTTCCACTATAGTTATAGTTAATATCAAAAAGAAGTGAGGCCGGATTGTTAAATAATTTATGTTCGTATGAATTATTTAATCCTGCTCCAAGATCAAAAGAATCTTGTGTTTTAACATTGATTGATTCTCTATTTGTATGTTTTTTGTAATCAAGAGAAGTTTCAGGACTAATGATAAATCTCTTTTTTAAAATCCAATCATAGCTCGCATTCGCTTTTGTTCTAAATATAAATGAATCTTCAAGTGAAGCTGCGGAAGCGGGGAGATCACTTGTTAAAGAGATATTATTATCGTAGCTAAATTGTTGATCAATGGAAGCGTTCCATCTTCTTTGATCAATTCTTCGTCCATTATATAGAAGATTAGGGTCTAGGCCGAATTCTTTTTCAATTTCTTTTTTTCTGTTGAAAATCTCACCACTGAGTGAACTTGACTTATCAACTTTAAGGGCCAAGTCCATTTGTGGGAGTACAAATTTTTCAACTAATCTTTCTGTTTCGGCCTTTGTTCTGGCCATTGAAAGGAGTACTTCAGCAAGTTGAAACCTCGCAACTTGTAAAAGAGCGGTATCATTATTCTTCGATTTAATCAGCTTGACGTAGCTGGCCTTCGCTTGCTTATACTCTTCCAGGATTTGCGAGATATGTGCAACATAGTAAAGGGAAGACTCTTGCTTGTAATTTAGTTTATATGATTTTGAAAATGCAATTCTAGATTTAGTGAGTTCATTATTTGCATATAATGCTTGGCCAAACTCGTAATATAAATCAGTCGCCCTGGAGCCTAGTTTAATTGCAGTTCTAAAGTGAGAAATTGCTAGGTCATAGGAGTGAATACGATTATATGAAAGAGCTAGTAGGTAGTGCTTTGTTATGAGCGAGTTTTTTTGAGTATGGCTTAGTTTTTCGAGATTACTTATTACGTTCTTGTATTGCCCTTCTTTAAAGTCTAGGAGTGCATCCTTAATTTTTGAAGATGTGTCTGCAAAGCTAGTACTCGAAAGTAGAAGTGAAATAAATAAAGATTTATTGAGTATTCTCATAGGGTCAAGTCCATTTAACCAATAGAATTGAGCTCATAATGAGCTCAAAGTATCTGATAATATTAGATTATATTATAACTAAAAATGACTTATTTTGAATCAATTAATTAATATTGAATTTTACCCGA
This window of the Halobacteriovorax sp. HLS genome carries:
- a CDS encoding ABC transporter substrate-binding protein; its protein translation is MKKITLVIFFFCSILPSFSKEKLVLGTFIIPRYIQSSTKGEFIELTKEISKLSNMDIEIKILPPKRTLLAFTQNEIDGYFPALDALQHGKVNKTSDFYIKEDFIFERKLSSYKKLKTKVRVCLTRGYPYHRKVLNNKDWVISYASSDENCIELVNLNRADIFIGEEITGLAAIKNLNLSNKITYNKFTPISEQSVYFAFPDNEVGKKRSAAFDKALKKIIMSGKYNKLFHLKEKK
- the fbaA gene encoding class II fructose-bisphosphate aldolase — its product is MPVANYEQYCTMLDRAKKGGFAYPAINVTSTSTANAALEAFANMKSDGIIQVSTGGGQFASGQSVKDMALGAISIAQHVHLMAQKYNVLIALHTDHCHPNKVDGFMIPLIEETEKRRAKGEPNLFNSHMYDGSELPLEENIRVSKELLERCAKNEIILEIETGVVGGEEDGVNNEDTPADKLYTSPEEMVQVAKALRPVGKFMYAATFGNVHGVYKPGNVKLRPEILKNGQAAVVKEFGEEAANWLVFHGGSGSELSEIHETLGYGVVKMNIDTDTQYAYSKGVVDHMFKNYDSMLKIDGEVGNKSFYDPRAWMKAAEKTMTARIEQACRDLKSDGKSILHS
- a CDS encoding thiamine pyrophosphate-dependent enzyme, translating into MLKKTELKYSLKKTDKATLQQWYTLMTVGRLVDLRAPNYLKQAIGWSYHAPYAGHDAIQLAIGQIFTLNEDHLFPYYRDMLTALSAGCTAEELILNGISKGTDLASGGRHMSNHFAKPEWNIHNVSSCTGNHTLHAVGVARAMKRYNHTGVAISSQGESSVSEGYCYEAINGATNEKLPVIFVFQDNGYGISVPKRDQTANEFVADNFTGLKNLRIIHCDGKDVFDSMNAMTAARAHAIEKNEPVIVHAKCVRMGAHSNSDKHELYRDEKEIADAVAQDPYEAFKKQLIDNKIFTKKELEAIDEDSKKTVLEAHSAAMKAPNPTPESIYDFVLPEPHVPQKYVDGTHNEEGEPMKFIDALNGQLKKEFRHNPNTFIWGQDMANKDKGGIFNVSKGMQAEFGKERVFNGPIAEDFILGTANGFSRFNKDIRVVVEGAEFADYFWPAMEQYVECSHDYWRSNGAFAPNILIRLASGGYIGGGLYHSQNLEGNLAGIPGVRIVCPSFADDAAGLIRTAMRSEGPTLFLEPKSLYNAKQAMTVVPEDFEVPFGKARIRKEGKDLTIVTYGNTVHHCLEAAQTLTSEGYDVEVIDLRSIAPLDEETILNSVKKTNRCVVVHEDKVFGGFGGEIVAMINEKGFEDLDAPVKRIGSTFTPVGFNRILEKAVLPNVDRVLTGIREALAY
- a CDS encoding adenylate/guanylate cyclase domain-containing protein, producing the protein MWSKVIKYLGFIFIISFSSLSVFFSLSEREIEDPEIKNLIGYTSFFEDRFFDFRMRKTLDMSKQDKRLVMADIDDYSLKELGQWPVNRETWAQLITKLGHFGAKVIAFDVFFAEKSQSCNELSVDDLMANAITNFQSIPGNKVIIPYSLDTQGAETFEELPDQLYNFILESKTREGIELRPGKVSKAVWPIEKLLQTEPSLGHIQVEADLDGIMRHYRIVGNIDTLYLPSYGLEAYSQYTGDSPEINLLTPGEFKFKIKTGDFELNYKGETKLRWFGSEKNFPRVSIADIVKAADNDEQMKEVFSNTIVFVGASAYGAYDLRHTPVSSMLPGVYFHMNLTQMLLEGRFFRPQNDSTFISWSILLGGSLIILLIQFFENPILDITSTIVLIAGLYYYDTYYLIPDGYEVKLFFCFFSIVSSYSWNTFLHFYLANKDKAFLKSAFGSYISPELIDEMYTNGQQPALGGECGTRTAFFTDIQGFSTFSEILSATQLVDLLNEYLTVMTDILLEEKGTLDKYEGDAIIAFFGAPMPLEDHATRALVVAARMQAALLKLREKWVSEGDKWPTIVHEMRMRIGINTGEIVTGNMGSASRMNYTMMGDSVNLAARLEEAAKQYGIFTQLSEYTLNECEKSKFLFRELDTIRVVGKSEPVTTYELLDLREDASELLIQLQELFHKGLIHYKNQQWDMAIDYFNQTLDLELRRFPLLKEKKNPSKIYLERCTQFKENPPPADWDGVFTLTQK
- a CDS encoding tetratricopeptide repeat protein — its product is MRILNKSLFISLLLSSTSFADTSSKIKDALLDFKEGQYKNVISNLEKLSHTQKNSLITKHYLLALSYNRIHSYDLAISHFRTAIKLGSRATDLYYEFGQALYANNELTKSRIAFSKSYKLNYKQESSLYYVAHISQILEEYKQAKASYVKLIKSKNNDTALLQVARFQLAEVLLSMARTKAETERLVEKFVLPQMDLALKVDKSSSLSGEIFNRKKEIEKEFGLDPNLLYNGRRIDQRRWNASIDQQFSYDNNISLTSDLPASAASLEDSFIFRTKANASYDWILKKRFIISPETSLDYKKHTNRESINVKTQDSFDLGAGLNNSYEHKLFNNPASLLFDINYNYSGRYRADTNENSFYSRYMSYSLGEKFKYFTKGDTTFKVKYKDLISKTKDQNAKTTGFSADQTYLTLRGNILLFLLSYDSMDTYNNPKNSTNTTLLRFDFINPTLFPNITLLMGASMSFIDYVDPTESLTRGVEKTFTPVIKLTKKVTKKLKFTVSYEYTKNTSLKSDYQYTKHVTTSALKYKF